The following proteins are encoded in a genomic region of Methylobacterium tardum:
- a CDS encoding peptide ABC transporter substrate-binding protein: MFLRRRDWLAGAAALSAVRPARAAGLLYRRGNDADPETLDPHRSSTVAEAHILRDLCDGLLTYDNRGAIIPGAAQAWTVSQDGLTFRFDLRPEGLWSNGEAVTASDFVYSLRRILDPRTGAKYAEVLFPIRNAAAVNRGEKPADALAVEAEGPLRLSIALEEPTPYFLELLTHQTALPVHRASVERHGDSFTRPGNLVTNGPYRLRDRVPGGAITLEANPHHPAAAGLAIRQVAFLPTPDMAAAVRRYAAGEIDSLADLPVDQIADLRRRFGSQVVLGPSLGLAALAVNTRKAPFSDRRVRRALSLVIDREYLADGLNGGTMSPAYSLCPPGLDHYRTPPETEGRLGLPIDHEAEARRLLTEAGFGPDNPLTVEYRFNVSDNNRTVAVAIAEMWRDLGIRTRFVYTDAKTHFAYLRDGGDFDVARMSWIADYSDAQNFLFLLQSGNDGMNFVRWSNAAYDDLMARAAKERDLGRRADLLYDAETIALRELPWIPLMHYRSKALIAPRLHGYHPNLRNAAPTRFLRLDA, translated from the coding sequence GTGTTCCTGCGCCGGCGCGACTGGTTGGCCGGCGCGGCCGCGCTGTCGGCGGTGCGGCCCGCCCGCGCGGCCGGCCTGCTGTACCGGCGCGGGAATGATGCGGATCCGGAGACCCTCGACCCCCACCGCTCGTCGACGGTGGCGGAGGCGCATATCCTGCGCGATCTCTGCGACGGCCTTCTCACCTACGACAATCGCGGCGCCATCATCCCGGGTGCGGCCCAAGCCTGGACCGTTTCCCAGGACGGGCTGACCTTCCGGTTCGATCTCCGGCCCGAGGGCCTCTGGTCGAACGGCGAGGCCGTCACCGCGTCGGATTTCGTGTACTCGCTCCGCCGGATCCTCGATCCGAGGACCGGGGCGAAATACGCCGAGGTCCTGTTCCCGATCCGGAACGCCGCGGCGGTGAATCGCGGCGAGAAGCCGGCAGACGCGCTCGCGGTCGAGGCGGAAGGGCCGCTCCGCCTCTCGATCGCTCTGGAAGAGCCGACGCCGTATTTTCTGGAACTGCTGACCCATCAGACCGCCCTGCCCGTCCATCGCGCCTCGGTCGAGCGCCACGGCGATTCCTTCACCCGGCCCGGCAACCTCGTGACGAACGGCCCCTACCGTCTCCGCGACCGGGTCCCGGGCGGCGCGATCACGCTCGAGGCCAATCCGCATCATCCCGCAGCCGCGGGCCTGGCGATCCGGCAGGTCGCGTTCCTGCCGACGCCCGACATGGCGGCGGCCGTGCGCCGCTACGCCGCCGGCGAGATCGACTCGCTGGCGGACCTGCCGGTCGACCAGATTGCCGACCTGCGCCGGCGCTTCGGTTCGCAGGTGGTGCTCGGGCCCTCGCTCGGGCTGGCGGCCCTGGCCGTCAACACGCGAAAGGCGCCGTTTTCGGACCGGCGGGTGCGGCGAGCCCTGTCCCTCGTGATCGACCGCGAGTACCTCGCCGACGGGCTGAACGGCGGCACCATGAGCCCCGCCTATTCCCTCTGCCCACCCGGCCTCGACCATTACCGGACGCCGCCCGAGACCGAAGGACGGCTCGGCCTGCCGATCGATCACGAGGCCGAAGCGCGGCGGCTTCTGACCGAGGCGGGGTTCGGCCCGGACAACCCGCTCACCGTGGAGTACCGGTTCAACGTCAGCGACAACAATCGCACCGTCGCGGTCGCGATCGCCGAGATGTGGCGCGACCTCGGGATCAGGACGCGCTTCGTCTACACCGATGCCAAGACGCACTTCGCCTACCTGCGTGACGGCGGCGATTTCGACGTCGCGCGCATGAGCTGGATCGCCGACTATTCCGACGCGCAGAACTTCCTGTTCCTGCTCCAGAGCGGAAACGATGGCATGAATTTCGTCCGCTGGTCGAATGCCGCCTACGACGACCTCATGGCGCGCGCCGCCAAAGAGCGCGACCTCGGCCGCCGCGCCGATCTGCTCTACGACGCGGAGACGATCGCGCTGCGTGAACTGCCCTGGATCCCGCTGATGCACTACCGGTCCAAGGCGCTGATCGCGCCGCGTCTGCACGGCTACCATCCGAACCTGCGCAACGCCGCGCCGACGCGGTTCCTGAGGCTCGACGCGTGA
- a CDS encoding ABC transporter permease, with amino-acid sequence MIRFILRRLAQAVPTLLAVVTVSFFLMRLAPGGPFDLERPLAPAAMENLRRVYGLDRPLILQFGSYLASLAQGDLGPSFSFRDMSVLDLIARGLPVSATLGALALALAAGLGVSLGIAAALRRGGVIDRLLGVGAALTLSLPSFVVAPLLQIAFGLTLRWLPLGGWNDGAPSHLVLPVITLALPQVGALARLTRASLGEVLRTQPVRTMRSLGLPPARVTRHALRGALLPVVAYLGPLAAALLTGSVVVETIFGLPGIGRYFVEGALNRDYTLVMGTVLLVAGLVIALNLAADLACAWLDPRLRVGA; translated from the coding sequence GTGATCCGCTTCATCCTGCGCCGCCTCGCGCAGGCGGTGCCGACCCTGCTCGCCGTCGTCACCGTCAGCTTCTTCCTGATGCGGCTCGCGCCCGGCGGCCCGTTCGATCTGGAGCGGCCCCTGGCCCCGGCCGCCATGGAGAACCTGCGCCGCGTGTACGGCCTCGACAGGCCGCTGATCCTTCAGTTCGGCAGCTATCTGGCGTCGCTGGCGCAGGGGGATCTCGGACCGTCCTTCTCGTTCCGCGACATGAGCGTCCTCGACCTGATCGCCCGAGGCCTTCCGGTCTCGGCGACCCTGGGCGCCCTCGCTCTCGCGCTCGCCGCCGGGCTCGGCGTGAGCCTCGGGATCGCCGCCGCGCTCCGACGCGGTGGCGTGATCGACCGTCTCCTCGGCGTCGGCGCGGCGCTGACCCTGTCGCTGCCGAGCTTCGTGGTCGCGCCCCTGCTCCAGATCGCCTTCGGGCTGACACTGCGCTGGCTGCCCCTGGGCGGGTGGAACGACGGCGCCCCGAGCCACCTCGTCCTCCCGGTGATCACCCTGGCACTCCCCCAGGTCGGCGCCCTGGCGCGGCTAACGCGCGCGTCCCTGGGCGAGGTGCTGCGCACGCAGCCCGTCCGCACGATGCGCAGCCTCGGCCTGCCGCCGGCTCGGGTCACGCGGCACGCCCTGCGGGGGGCCTTGCTGCCGGTGGTGGCCTATCTCGGGCCGCTCGCGGCGGCCCTGCTCACGGGATCGGTGGTGGTCGAGACCATCTTCGGCCTGCCGGGGATCGGCCGCTACTTCGTGGAGGGCGCGCTCAACCGCGACTATACGCTGGTGATGGGCACGGTGCTGCTGGTTGCCGGGCTGGTGATCGCCCTCAACCTCGCGGCCGACCTCGCCTGTGCGTGGCTCGACCCGCGCCTGCGTGTCGGAGCGTGA
- a CDS encoding ABC transporter permease has product MAALTVLVLIALACLIGPALTGHDPERAYPDLRQLPAGLTVQPDAAHLGPALERLAFRMRVRLDAVVRDRDAVRLSLSSDAGVDRRSLVYLPRSGLFGAPEVVEERDSGRSLVVAVPLRRLHFPFGTDIQGRDLLTRCLVAGRISLAIGLMASLAALLIGVLYGAAAGFLGGAVDAVMMRFVDVLYALPFVFFVILLLVFFRPSVLLMLVAIAAVEWLDMGRVVRAQTLSLRTRDFVRAAQALGLDARRIILRHIIPNTLGPVAVTATLLVPQVILLESFLSFLGLGVQEPQTSWGVLIAEGARSIEAAPHLLAAPAAFLIATLVALNLLGDGLADALDPRSD; this is encoded by the coding sequence ATGGCGGCTCTCACCGTGCTGGTCCTGATCGCCCTCGCCTGCCTGATCGGGCCGGCACTGACGGGGCACGATCCCGAGCGCGCCTATCCGGATCTCCGGCAGCTCCCGGCCGGGCTGACGGTGCAGCCGGATGCGGCGCATCTCGGCCCGGCCCTGGAACGTCTCGCCTTCCGGATGCGCGTCCGGCTCGACGCGGTGGTGCGGGACCGCGATGCCGTGCGCCTGTCGCTGAGCTCCGACGCAGGGGTCGACCGTCGCAGCCTCGTCTATCTGCCGCGCTCGGGGCTGTTTGGTGCACCCGAGGTCGTGGAGGAGCGGGATTCGGGCCGCAGCCTCGTCGTGGCCGTGCCGCTCCGGCGCCTGCACTTCCCGTTTGGCACCGACATCCAGGGCCGCGATCTCCTCACCCGCTGCCTCGTGGCGGGCCGGATCTCGCTGGCGATCGGCCTCATGGCGAGCCTCGCGGCACTGCTCATCGGCGTTCTTTACGGGGCTGCCGCGGGGTTTTTGGGCGGCGCCGTCGATGCGGTGATGATGCGGTTCGTCGATGTGCTCTACGCCCTGCCCTTCGTGTTCTTCGTGATTCTGCTGCTGGTGTTCTTCCGGCCGAGCGTCCTGCTGATGCTGGTGGCGATCGCGGCCGTCGAGTGGCTCGACATGGGGCGCGTGGTGCGCGCCCAGACCCTGTCTCTGCGCACGCGCGACTTCGTGCGCGCGGCGCAGGCGCTCGGGCTCGATGCGCGGCGCATCATCCTGCGCCACATCATCCCCAACACGCTCGGGCCGGTGGCGGTGACCGCGACGCTGCTCGTCCCGCAGGTGATCCTGCTGGAGAGCTTCCTGTCGTTCCTCGGCCTGGGCGTTCAGGAGCCGCAGACGAGCTGGGGCGTGCTGATCGCCGAGGGTGCGCGATCGATCGAAGCGGCGCCCCACCTGCTCGCCGCCCCGGCGGCGTTCCTGATCGCCACGCTGGTGGCGCTCAACCTGCTGGGCGACGGCTTGGCCGACGCCCTCGATCCGCGTTCGGATTAG
- a CDS encoding D-2-hydroxyacid dehydrogenase family protein: MRTCLILDDYQQAALTLADWGRLSGQVAVSALSDHIADREALIARIEQAEILVIMRERTPFPAALLERLPRLELLVTSGMRNLAIDTAAAKARGITVCGTDSSPTPPTELTWALILGLARQLPLEHQNLRTGGPWQSTVGTDLAGATLGVLGLGKIGSRVAEIGRAFGMRVIAWSPNLDDGRAAAAGVERAASKEALLEASDVVTIHLVLGDRTRGLLGEADLRRMRRDAILVNTSRAPIVDQAALVRALTEGWIAGAGLDVFETEPLPPDSPFRRLPNVLALPHLGYVSRNNYRTFFTQAVEDIEAWLAGSPIRMLA; the protein is encoded by the coding sequence ATGCGAACCTGCCTGATCCTCGATGATTACCAGCAGGCGGCGCTGACGCTCGCCGATTGGGGACGCCTCTCCGGGCAAGTCGCCGTCTCGGCGCTCTCGGACCACATCGCGGATCGCGAGGCCCTGATCGCGCGCATCGAGCAGGCCGAGATCCTCGTGATCATGCGCGAGCGGACGCCGTTCCCGGCGGCGCTGCTGGAGCGGCTGCCCCGGCTCGAACTCCTCGTCACCAGCGGCATGCGCAATCTCGCCATCGACACCGCGGCGGCCAAGGCCCGCGGGATCACGGTCTGCGGGACGGACTCGAGCCCGACGCCGCCGACCGAGCTGACCTGGGCGCTGATCCTCGGGCTCGCCCGTCAGCTTCCGCTGGAACACCAGAACCTCCGCACCGGCGGACCCTGGCAGAGTACGGTCGGGACCGATCTGGCCGGCGCGACCTTGGGCGTGCTCGGGCTCGGCAAGATCGGCAGCCGGGTCGCCGAGATCGGGCGCGCCTTCGGGATGCGGGTGATCGCCTGGAGTCCGAACCTCGATGACGGCCGCGCCGCGGCGGCCGGCGTCGAACGGGCGGCCTCGAAGGAGGCGCTGCTGGAGGCGAGCGACGTCGTCACGATCCATCTCGTCCTCGGCGATCGGACGCGCGGCCTGCTCGGCGAAGCCGACCTGCGCCGGATGCGGCGGGACGCGATCCTGGTGAACACCTCCCGGGCGCCGATCGTCGACCAGGCGGCCTTGGTGCGCGCGCTCACGGAGGGATGGATCGCCGGTGCCGGCCTCGACGTGTTCGAGACCGAGCCGCTGCCGCCGGACAGCCCGTTCCGCAGATTGCCGAACGTGCTGGCGCTGCCGCATCTCGGCTACGTCTCGCGCAACAACTACCGGACCTTCTTCACCCAGGCGGTCGAGGACATCGAGGCGTGGCTCGCCGGATCCCCGATCCGGATGCTCGCCTGA
- a CDS encoding alpha/beta fold hydrolase, translating to MMRLTMAALVLGVLFGLPTGARAQWAIPDGVKTVSVGGYPLAYQETGSGEPVVLVHGSLGDYRIWYAQAPTYSKDYRVLSLSLRHYYPERWNGVADDFSIAQHAADVAALIQRLNLGPVHLLGHSRGGAVVLTVAKEHPELIKTLILEDASGMEGLLPETPGTKAMAGEVKGLVARLRENLAAGDKEKAGQEFTDGLNGPGTWAKRSALQKEILIDNLGTGVDSGERGHITCADIAKFSFPILTLTGERSPKRYPEGFAAARTCNPSIPAAIVIPNAAHAMNRDNPDAFNAAVLAFLAQHRGPLQPASATR from the coding sequence ATGATGCGGCTGACGATGGCGGCTCTTGTGCTCGGGGTCTTGTTCGGCCTGCCGACCGGCGCCCGCGCGCAATGGGCGATCCCGGATGGCGTGAAGACCGTGTCGGTGGGCGGATATCCCCTCGCGTACCAGGAGACCGGATCCGGCGAGCCGGTCGTCCTGGTGCACGGCTCGCTCGGCGATTACCGAATCTGGTACGCCCAGGCGCCGACCTACTCGAAGGATTACCGGGTCCTCTCCCTCAGCCTGCGCCACTATTATCCGGAGCGCTGGAACGGCGTCGCGGACGACTTCTCCATCGCCCAGCACGCCGCCGACGTGGCGGCCCTGATCCAGCGGCTCAACCTCGGCCCGGTCCACCTGCTCGGCCATTCCCGCGGTGGCGCCGTGGTGCTGACGGTGGCCAAGGAGCACCCCGAGCTGATCAAAACCCTCATCCTGGAGGATGCCAGCGGGATGGAAGGGCTGCTCCCCGAGACGCCCGGGACCAAGGCGATGGCCGGCGAGGTGAAAGGGCTGGTCGCGCGGCTGCGGGAGAACCTCGCCGCGGGCGACAAGGAGAAGGCCGGCCAGGAATTCACCGACGGTCTGAACGGGCCCGGCACCTGGGCGAAGCGCTCGGCGCTCCAGAAGGAGATCCTGATCGACAACCTCGGCACCGGCGTCGACAGCGGCGAGCGCGGGCACATCACCTGCGCGGACATCGCCAAGTTCAGCTTCCCGATCCTCACGCTCACGGGCGAGCGCAGTCCCAAGCGCTATCCCGAAGGCTTTGCGGCAGCCCGGACCTGCAACCCGTCGATCCCGGCCGCCATCGTCATCCCGAACGCGGCCCACGCGATGAACCGGGACAACCCGGATGCCTTCAACGCGGCGGTGCTCGCGTTCCTGGCCCAGCATCGCGGTCCGCTGCAGCCTGCGTCCGCGACCCGGTGA
- a CDS encoding dihydroxyacetone kinase subunit DhaK, with protein sequence MAHFIDARATLVNDAIDGLLAAGGGRLARLDGDPSIRVVLRAELDPGKVAVVSGGGSGHEPAHAGFVGPGLLSAAVCGDVFASPSVDAVLAGILAVTGPAGCLLVIKNYAGDRLNFGLAAERARALGHKVKTVIVSDDIALPDAKQPRGVAGTLFVHKVAGHAAEAGQPLEAVAARARRAAAAAKSLGIAVSTCTIPGSPRSERLAEGQAELGLGIHGEPGVERITLPKASDLARMMSERLSAALAGANRLALLVNNLGSASALEMQVLTRAVLATELGSRVRLLLGPAPLMTALDMHGASLSVLPLDDELEAALLAPVAVPAWPGAVRVAAPVLRLVPDGLAGEAFAPSHDPVTAGRIAAAVAEALIAAEAALNALDAKVGDGDAGTTFAGAARAVKADLDRLPQADPAALCRALAERIGRAVGGSSGVLGSIFFAAAASALSDGAAWPDALAEGVARVQGYGGADRGDRTLLDALIPAVEALKTGDLQAAAEAAREGAAATARMERAGAGRSSYLAAGDLAGVQDPGAAGVAAAFAALAGADTTH encoded by the coding sequence ATGGCCCATTTCATCGATGCCCGCGCCACCCTGGTCAACGACGCCATCGACGGGCTGCTGGCCGCCGGCGGCGGCCGCCTCGCCCGGCTCGACGGCGATCCCAGCATCCGCGTTGTTCTCCGGGCCGAGTTGGATCCCGGCAAGGTCGCCGTGGTCTCCGGCGGCGGCTCCGGTCATGAGCCGGCCCATGCCGGGTTCGTGGGCCCAGGCCTGCTGAGCGCGGCGGTCTGCGGAGATGTCTTCGCCTCGCCGAGCGTCGACGCCGTGTTGGCCGGGATCCTCGCGGTGACGGGCCCGGCCGGGTGCCTGCTCGTCATCAAGAACTATGCGGGTGACCGCCTGAACTTCGGGCTCGCCGCCGAGCGCGCCCGGGCCCTCGGCCACAAGGTCAAGACGGTCATCGTCTCGGACGACATCGCGCTGCCGGACGCCAAGCAGCCCCGCGGCGTCGCCGGCACGCTGTTCGTCCACAAGGTCGCGGGTCACGCGGCTGAGGCGGGCCAACCGCTGGAGGCGGTGGCGGCGCGCGCGCGCCGGGCGGCCGCCGCGGCGAAATCACTGGGGATCGCGGTCTCGACCTGCACCATCCCCGGCTCGCCGCGCAGCGAGCGTCTGGCCGAGGGACAGGCCGAGCTCGGCCTCGGCATCCATGGCGAGCCCGGGGTGGAGCGGATCACGCTGCCGAAAGCGAGCGACCTCGCCCGGATGATGAGCGAGCGCCTCTCCGCGGCCCTCGCGGGCGCCAACCGGTTGGCGCTGCTCGTCAACAATCTGGGCTCGGCCTCCGCGCTGGAAATGCAGGTCCTGACGCGCGCCGTGCTCGCCACCGAACTCGGGTCGCGCGTGCGCCTGCTCCTCGGGCCCGCCCCCCTGATGACGGCGCTCGACATGCACGGCGCCTCGCTGTCCGTCCTCCCGCTCGATGACGAGCTCGAAGCGGCGCTGCTCGCGCCCGTGGCCGTCCCGGCTTGGCCCGGCGCCGTGCGGGTCGCCGCGCCGGTCCTGCGCCTGGTGCCCGACGGCCTCGCGGGCGAGGCCTTCGCCCCGTCGCACGATCCCGTGACGGCCGGCCGGATCGCCGCCGCCGTTGCGGAAGCGCTGATCGCGGCCGAGGCGGCGCTGAACGCCCTCGACGCCAAGGTCGGCGACGGGGATGCCGGCACGACCTTCGCGGGTGCGGCGCGCGCGGTGAAGGCCGATCTCGACCGGCTGCCGCAGGCAGATCCTGCCGCCCTCTGCCGGGCTCTGGCGGAACGGATCGGCCGGGCCGTGGGCGGGTCGAGCGGCGTGCTCGGATCGATCTTCTTCGCGGCCGCCGCCTCCGCTTTGTCGGACGGCGCGGCGTGGCCGGACGCCCTGGCCGAAGGGGTAGCCCGGGTCCAGGGCTACGGCGGCGCCGATCGGGGCGACCGGACCCTCCTCGACGCGCTGATCCCGGCTGTCGAGGCCCTGAAGACCGGCGATCTTCAAGCCGCTGCCGAGGCGGCGCGCGAGGGCGCCGCCGCCACCGCCCGCATGGAGCGCGCCGGCGCCGGCCGGTCCAGCTACCTGGCCGCGGGCGATCTCGCGGGCGTGCAGGACCCGGGCGCCGCCGGCGTGGCCGCGGCCTTCGCGGCCCTCGCCGGCGCGGACACCACGCACTGA
- a CDS encoding carbohydrate ABC transporter permease: MEARPAGITDNSEGMAYLERLPRRLVTTYLPLLVILVVLLFPFYWMALTAIKPDEQLIDMERFNPFWVVDPTFKHIHKLLFETQYPRWLWNTMYVSVAATVLSLFASVLAAYACVRVRYRGAGWVGAAIFLAYLVPPSILFIPLATIVQAYGLFDSPIALILAYPTILIPFSTWLLMGYFKTIPYELEECALMDGASRWQILTKIILPLAFPGLISAGIFSLTLCWNEFIYALTFLSSTQNKTVPIAVVSEFVDGDVYKWGSLMAGALLGSLPLVILYSFFVEYYVSALTGAVKE, translated from the coding sequence ATGGAGGCGCGGCCGGCCGGGATCACCGACAACTCGGAAGGGATGGCCTATCTCGAGCGGCTGCCCCGGCGGCTGGTGACCACCTACCTGCCGCTCCTCGTCATTCTCGTCGTGCTGCTGTTCCCGTTCTACTGGATGGCTCTGACAGCCATCAAACCGGACGAGCAGCTGATCGACATGGAGCGGTTCAACCCGTTCTGGGTCGTGGATCCGACGTTCAAGCACATCCACAAGCTGCTATTCGAGACGCAATACCCGCGCTGGCTCTGGAACACGATGTACGTTTCGGTGGCGGCCACGGTCCTGTCGCTGTTCGCGAGCGTGCTGGCCGCCTATGCCTGCGTGCGCGTCCGCTACCGGGGCGCCGGCTGGGTCGGCGCGGCGATCTTCCTCGCCTATCTCGTGCCGCCCTCGATCCTGTTCATCCCGCTGGCCACCATCGTGCAGGCCTACGGCTTGTTCGACTCGCCGATCGCCCTGATCCTGGCCTATCCGACCATCCTGATCCCGTTCTCGACCTGGCTCCTGATGGGCTACTTCAAGACCATTCCCTACGAGCTGGAGGAATGCGCCCTGATGGACGGCGCCAGCCGGTGGCAGATCCTGACGAAGATCATCCTGCCGCTCGCCTTCCCGGGCCTGATCTCGGCGGGGATCTTCTCGCTGACCCTGTGCTGGAACGAGTTCATCTACGCGCTGACCTTCCTGTCCTCAACGCAGAATAAGACGGTGCCGATCGCCGTGGTCAGCGAGTTCGTGGACGGCGACGTCTACAAGTGGGGCTCGCTGATGGCCGGCGCGCTGCTCGGCTCCCTGCCGCTCGTGATCCTCTACTCCTTCTTCGTGGAGTATTACGTCTCCGCGCTCACCGGTGCCGTGAAGGAGTGA